The following proteins are co-located in the Desulfonatronum thiodismutans genome:
- a CDS encoding hybrid sensor histidine kinase/response regulator, which produces MTTPKNQCPEIRTRSGAARQGTGVLISGLSRTCLLVLFFVLLAVPPFSHEVEAETWTDRHSLTDQLLATILQTAPTGIGMVEGRVISSVNDYVLELTGYSREELIGQSARMLYPTQEDYDFVGREKYRQISEKGTGSVETRWLRKDGAVLDVILSSTPLNSEDLSAGVTFTVLDITQRRQSEERFAKAFHSSPAPLVISDIETGLFLDVNERWNEMLGYAREELIGKTSKEVGIWADPADRDRIVAKIAEQGYFKDEPIQFMTKAGEPRYALWSAEVVLLDGRRVMLSLILDETERKLAEAALSARTRIFLGVLTVFTVVLLALVLQMAWNIRQREKMTQALQASEENLATTLHSIGDGVIATDPRGLVTNMNQVAEKLCGWTLDEAKGKPLNEVFRIVNSRTREIVDNPVHQVIDFGRIVGLANHTLLLSRGGVEYQIADSAAPIRDRQGRISGVVLVFRDVTDEYAAEERLRQSEQRFQAFMDETPVYAYIKDESLAHVYKNRRVAELMNGFVSLAGGDSARALFDSATSDLLEKADERILSGELDRVELEYAAHIGEKQRWLNDVKFALVLADGRRAVGGLAYDITERKQAEAEREKMQAQLLQAQKMESVGILAGGVAHDFNNLLQTLGGNIELLLAGKPDDHPDVVRLRAALKSTERAAQLVRQLLLFSRKEESCRVPVDLNREVEGVAGMLRRTIPKMVAVETRLDPELWSLLADPVQIEQVLLNLANNAVDAMPDGGTFLIETNNVVLDEGFVRMHPGSEPGSHVLLSVTDTGHGMDKKTLIHVFDPFFTTKTVGKGTGLGLASVYGIVKNHGGSIQCYSEPGQGTVFKIYLPAAHGHAPEEMAEPKKTLPEGHGEEKTILVVDDESEIRALTREVLEVLGYKVKNAASGEEALEAYLQEGEKIDLVLLDLNMPGMGGYRCLQELLRVDPLVKVVIASGYSAEGQGRQSLSAGAKGFLGKPYQLRDLETVLREVLGR; this is translated from the coding sequence ATGACCACACCCAAGAATCAATGCCCTGAAATTCGGACTCGTTCCGGCGCGGCCAGGCAGGGAACCGGAGTCTTGATTTCCGGGCTGTCGAGAACATGCCTGTTGGTTCTGTTTTTTGTGCTGCTTGCCGTGCCGCCGTTTTCCCACGAGGTCGAGGCGGAGACATGGACAGACAGGCATTCGCTGACCGATCAGCTTTTGGCCACCATCCTCCAGACCGCGCCTACGGGCATCGGGATGGTGGAAGGCCGGGTGATCTCCAGCGTCAACGATTATGTTTTGGAGCTGACCGGCTACAGCCGGGAGGAGCTGATCGGCCAAAGCGCACGGATGCTCTACCCCACGCAGGAGGACTACGACTTCGTGGGTCGGGAAAAGTATCGCCAGATTTCCGAAAAAGGCACGGGGTCCGTGGAAACCCGCTGGTTGCGCAAAGACGGGGCCGTCCTGGACGTCATCCTCTCTTCGACCCCCTTGAACTCCGAAGACCTGTCCGCCGGGGTGACCTTTACCGTCCTGGACATCACGCAGCGCAGACAGTCCGAGGAGCGGTTCGCCAAGGCCTTTCACTCCAGTCCGGCGCCGCTGGTCATTTCGGATATCGAGACCGGCCTGTTTCTGGACGTCAATGAGCGCTGGAACGAGATGCTCGGGTATGCCAGGGAGGAGCTGATCGGTAAAACGTCCAAGGAGGTCGGCATCTGGGCCGATCCGGCGGACCGGGATCGCATCGTGGCCAAGATAGCGGAGCAGGGGTACTTCAAGGACGAGCCGATCCAGTTCATGACCAAGGCCGGAGAACCCAGATACGCCTTGTGGTCCGCCGAAGTCGTCCTTCTGGACGGACGCCGGGTGATGCTGTCCCTGATCCTTGACGAAACCGAGCGCAAGCTGGCTGAGGCGGCTTTATCCGCCAGGACCCGTATTTTTCTGGGCGTGCTGACGGTCTTTACCGTGGTGCTTCTGGCGCTGGTCCTGCAGATGGCCTGGAATATCCGCCAGCGGGAAAAGATGACCCAGGCCCTGCAGGCCAGCGAGGAAAACCTCGCCACAACCCTGCATTCCATCGGAGACGGCGTGATCGCAACGGATCCGCGAGGCCTGGTGACCAACATGAATCAGGTCGCGGAAAAGCTCTGCGGCTGGACCTTGGACGAGGCCAAAGGCAAGCCGTTGAATGAAGTGTTCCGCATCGTCAACTCTCGGACCCGGGAGATCGTGGATAATCCCGTACATCAGGTGATTGATTTCGGCCGGATCGTGGGGTTGGCCAATCACACACTGCTGCTTTCCAGGGGCGGCGTGGAATACCAGATCGCCGACAGCGCGGCCCCCATCCGCGATCGCCAGGGACGCATCTCCGGCGTGGTGCTGGTGTTTCGGGACGTGACGGATGAGTATGCCGCTGAAGAGCGGTTGCGGCAAAGCGAGCAGCGCTTCCAGGCGTTTATGGATGAAACCCCGGTGTACGCCTATATCAAGGATGAAAGCCTCGCGCATGTTTACAAAAACAGGCGCGTAGCGGAGCTCATGAACGGCTTCGTCAGCCTGGCGGGCGGAGACTCGGCGAGGGCGCTTTTCGATTCCGCGACCTCTGATTTGCTTGAGAAGGCGGATGAGCGGATTCTCTCCGGGGAGCTGGACAGGGTTGAGCTGGAGTACGCGGCCCACATTGGTGAAAAGCAACGTTGGCTGAACGACGTCAAATTCGCTCTGGTCCTGGCCGACGGACGGAGAGCGGTGGGCGGATTGGCGTACGATATCACCGAGCGCAAGCAGGCCGAGGCGGAGCGGGAAAAAATGCAGGCCCAACTGCTTCAGGCGCAAAAGATGGAGTCCGTGGGTATTCTGGCCGGGGGAGTGGCCCACGACTTCAATAATCTGCTTCAGACCCTGGGGGGCAATATCGAGCTGTTGCTCGCGGGCAAGCCCGACGATCATCCGGACGTCGTCCGTCTGAGGGCGGCGCTGAAATCCACCGAGCGGGCCGCCCAGTTGGTCAGGCAATTGCTTTTGTTCAGCCGTAAGGAGGAATCATGCCGGGTGCCCGTGGACCTGAACCGGGAAGTGGAAGGCGTGGCGGGCATGCTGCGGCGGACCATCCCCAAGATGGTCGCCGTGGAGACGCGCCTTGATCCCGAGCTTTGGTCGCTTTTGGCCGATCCGGTGCAGATCGAACAAGTGTTGCTCAATCTGGCGAACAACGCGGTGGACGCCATGCCGGACGGAGGAACGTTTCTCATCGAAACCAACAACGTGGTTCTTGACGAAGGATTTGTCCGGATGCATCCCGGCTCTGAACCCGGCTCTCATGTGCTGCTGTCCGTCACGGATACGGGCCACGGCATGGACAAGAAAACCCTGATTCACGTCTTCGATCCCTTTTTCACCACCAAGACCGTGGGCAAAGGGACCGGGCTGGGTTTGGCCTCGGTGTACGGCATCGTCAAGAACCACGGTGGTTCCATCCAGTGCTACAGCGAACCAGGACAGGGAACGGTGTTCAAAATCTATCTGCCCGCGGCGCATGGACATGCGCCGGAAGAGATGGCTGAGCCAAAAAAAACGCTCCCTGAAGGCCACGGTGAAGAGAAAACCATCCTGGTGGTGGACGATGAGTCGGAAATCCGGGCTTTGACACGGGAAGTCCTGGAAGTGCTGGGGTACAAGGTGAAAAACGCGGCCAGCGGGGAAGAAGCCCTGGAAGCATACCTCCAGGAGGGGGAGAAGATTGATTTGGTGCTGTTGGACCTGAATATGCCCGGCATGGGTGGGTACAGATGCCTGCAAGAACTGCTGCGCGTCGACCCGCTGGTCAAAGTGGTGATTGCCAGCGGTTATTCCGCGGAAGGACAGGGACGACAATCTTTGTCCGCCGGTGCCAAGGGCTTTCTCGGCAAGCCGTATCAATTGCGGGATTTGGAGACCGTGCTCCGGGAGGTGCTGGGGCGGTGA
- the hisB gene encoding imidazoleglycerol-phosphate dehydratase HisB has protein sequence MHEIRKAAIERTTKETSIKLELVLDGSGATHIQTGVGFADHMLHLLAFWADFDLNLTCAGDLHIDAHHSLEDVGLALGKALSDALGDKVGIVRLGSAVVPMDEALVEVVVDLSGRPYLVYADDPLPALIAGEEKDVWREFFKSLAQEARMNLHVQYRYGRNGHHLVEGAFKALGMALRQAVSRTRTGVPSTKGSC, from the coding sequence ATGCACGAGATTCGCAAAGCCGCTATCGAGCGGACGACCAAGGAAACATCCATCAAGCTGGAGCTGGTTCTGGACGGTTCCGGAGCAACCCATATTCAGACCGGCGTCGGCTTCGCCGATCACATGCTGCATCTTTTGGCCTTTTGGGCGGACTTCGACCTGAACCTGACCTGCGCCGGGGATCTGCACATTGACGCGCACCACAGCCTGGAAGACGTAGGCCTGGCCCTGGGCAAGGCTCTCTCGGACGCCCTGGGGGACAAGGTCGGGATCGTCCGACTGGGCTCCGCGGTGGTGCCCATGGACGAGGCCTTGGTGGAAGTCGTGGTGGACCTCTCGGGCAGGCCGTATCTGGTGTACGCCGACGACCCTCTGCCTGCTCTGATCGCCGGAGAGGAAAAGGACGTCTGGCGGGAGTTTTTCAAGTCCCTGGCCCAGGAAGCCCGCATGAATCTGCATGTTCAGTATCGCTACGGCCGCAACGGCCACCATCTCGTGGAAGGGGCGTTCAAGGCTCTTGGCATGGCCCTGCGTCAAGCCGTATCCAGGACTCGTACCGGTGTGCCGAGCACCAAAGGAAGTTGTTGA
- a CDS encoding DUF4416 family protein: MSIPKEPLPALVVLSLFSARWDVFWPGLRSDLEAYLGPLESVGEPLPFTATTYYQEEFGAPLERRLLGFAQVVPQDRLREIKLWAHELEQRHVRDGNRLFNLDPGLLTQERFVLATGKNFTHRVYLGQGVFADLTLIFQGGQWRSLPWTFRDYADPALQAQLTALRHGYRVKLGVCPG; encoded by the coding sequence ATGAGCATTCCCAAGGAACCTCTTCCGGCCCTGGTGGTATTATCCCTGTTCAGCGCCCGCTGGGACGTTTTCTGGCCGGGATTGCGATCCGATCTGGAGGCGTACCTCGGTCCGCTGGAAAGCGTGGGGGAGCCGCTGCCGTTTACGGCAACGACGTATTACCAGGAGGAGTTTGGAGCGCCCTTGGAGCGCCGGTTGCTCGGGTTTGCCCAGGTTGTCCCACAGGATCGGTTGCGGGAGATCAAGTTGTGGGCCCATGAACTGGAGCAGCGTCATGTCCGGGACGGCAACCGCTTGTTTAACTTGGACCCGGGGCTGTTGACCCAGGAGCGATTCGTGCTGGCCACGGGCAAGAACTTCACCCATCGCGTCTATCTCGGCCAAGGCGTCTTTGCCGACCTGACACTGATTTTTCAAGGCGGACAGTGGCGCTCTTTGCCCTGGACCTTCCGGGACTACGCCGATCCGGCCCTGCAAGCCCAATTGACCGCACTGCGCCATGGCTACCGGGTGAAGCTGGGCGTTTGTCCCGGCTGA
- the hisA gene encoding 1-(5-phosphoribosyl)-5-[(5-phosphoribosylamino)methylideneamino]imidazole-4-carboxamide isomerase — translation MILFPAVDIKNGQCVRLRQGRADDVTVFSPDPAAMARHWADLGAAWLHLVDLDGAFDGLPVNFELIKRICAEVSIPVQLGGGIRDLTTAQRYLEAGVRRLIIGTMALEEPEAFGELCAALPGRIGVSLDAVDGMLKTKGWVADSGLTVEQVLPRLEEQGAAFIIYTDISRDGMHSGVNLPAMEQLVRSTDIPVIAAGGVTKLEDVQALFPLSNQGLEGIITGRAIYEGTLDFPEALAWIAGRKANDENAQGGAR, via the coding sequence ATGATTCTTTTTCCCGCGGTTGATATCAAGAACGGGCAATGCGTCAGACTGCGCCAGGGCCGGGCGGACGACGTCACGGTTTTTTCTCCGGACCCGGCGGCCATGGCGCGGCACTGGGCGGACCTGGGCGCGGCTTGGCTGCATCTGGTGGATCTGGACGGCGCGTTTGACGGTTTGCCGGTAAATTTTGAACTGATCAAGCGGATTTGCGCCGAGGTTTCGATCCCGGTGCAGCTCGGCGGCGGGATTCGCGACCTGACGACCGCGCAGCGCTACCTGGAAGCCGGGGTACGGCGGCTGATCATCGGCACCATGGCCTTGGAAGAGCCCGAAGCCTTCGGGGAACTCTGCGCGGCCTTGCCGGGGCGAATCGGCGTGTCCCTGGACGCGGTGGACGGGATGCTGAAGACCAAAGGCTGGGTGGCGGACAGCGGTCTGACCGTGGAGCAGGTTCTGCCTCGTTTGGAAGAGCAGGGCGCGGCCTTCATCATCTATACGGACATCAGTCGGGACGGGATGCACAGCGGCGTGAACCTTCCGGCCATGGAGCAGCTCGTCCGGAGTACCGACATCCCGGTCATCGCCGCGGGCGGGGTGACCAAATTGGAAGATGTTCAGGCACTGTTCCCGCTGTCGAATCAAGGACTGGAAGGGATCATCACCGGTCGGGCCATCTACGAGGGCACCCTGGATTTTCCGGAAGCCCTGGCCTGGATCGCGGGGCGGAAGGCAAATGACGAAAATGCACAAGGAGGTGCGAGATGA